CCTCGGGGAACCCCAGCTTGAGGCGGCGGATGGCCTGGATGGCTAACAGGCTAAGCCGGTTGGTGCTGGCGAAGATGGCCGTGGGCCGCCGTTGCCGGATGGCCTCGAGCACGGCTTCCAGCGAGGGAGCGTCCTTGCCGCATTCGACGACCCACCGGGGGTCTTGGGGGATCCCTGCCGCAGCGAGCGCCTGGCGGTATCCTTCGACCCGGTCGCGGATGTTGGAAAGCTCGAGGGTGCTCACCAAGAGCAGGATCTCGCGGTGTCCCTGCCGGATCAAGAACTCGGTGCCGACCCGCGCTGCTTGGAAGTTATCCACCCCCACCCGGTCTAAGTCGTCTTCCCCACCGATGCGGTCTAGCAGCACCACCGGCAGCCCATCGGCCTTGAGCTTGCGCAGATACTCGGGGGAGTCCTGGGTGGGAATCACGATAAGGCCGTCCACCTGGCGGCTGGCCAGGGCTAGGGCCAGATCGAACTCGAGCTCGGCGTTCTCCTCGCTGTTCGATAGGAGCATCTGGTACCCCCGATCCCGCGCCGAGCGCTCGAGGACCCGCACCAGTCCATTGAAGAAAGGGTTGGTGATATCCGGGACGATAAGGCCTAGGGTTTGTGTCTTACGGCTGCGCAGGCTTTGGGCGACCCCGTTGGGCACATAGCCGAGGGTGCGGACGGCTTGCAGCACCGCGCTGCGCAGTTCGGGACTCACATACCGCCTGCCGTTGAGCACATTGGAAACGGTGGCGATGGAAACCCCGGCCAGTTTGGCGACATCCTTGATCGTGGCCATGGTTCCTCATCAGGAAGGATAGTTAAACGTTTTTATCGGGTGGAGCGGCTACACAATCCGTCGGCGTGACCGGGTTTAGGGGAGCACCCCCGCCCGTCCGCGGATGGGCGCGCCGTGTAAACCCCACCCGCAGATGGGCTTTTGCCAACAAGCCGGTTTTCGGGGCCCCGGCGCTTTGTCATTCGATGATCTTGCCGGCGGGGGCCCCGGGGATGCGATTTCAATTGACGTAGCTCAGCCAGGCCTCGTACTTGGAGTTTCGCCCCTGAACGGCCTCGAGGTAAGCCCTGCGCAGCCGCATGGTGTGCTCCCCAGCCATCCCCTCGCCAATAGCGCGGTGGTCTAAGTAGGAAACCGGGGTAATTTCCGCCGCCGTACCCACCATGAATACCTCGTCGGCCATGTAGAGCTGGTCTCGGGTGGCCCTGCACTCGCGCACCTCATAGCCCAGATCGCGGGCGATGACCATCACCGAGTCGCGGGTGATGCCCATCAGGTTCACCGAGTGTTCGATGGCGTACAAGGTGTTGCCCTTGAAGAAGAAGAGGTTCTCTCCCGAGCCCTCCGCCACGAAACCCTCTTTGTCCAGCAATAGCGCTTCGTCGGCCCCTCGCTGCTGCGCCTCGATGCGGGCCAAGGCGGAGTTGACGTAGTTCCCCCCGATCTTGGCCTTACCCGGCATCACATTGGCGGGGAAACGGGCCCAAGAGGAGGTAATCAGGCGGGCCCCCTTCTTCACGGCCTCATCGCCCAAATAAGTACCCCACTCCCAAGCCGCCACCATCACCTCGGCAGGGTTGTTGGGCAGGGGGTTCACCCCTAGGGTATGGGCCCCCATCCAAGCCAGCGGGCGGATGTAGCAGCTTGTATAGGCGTTTTCCCGCACTACCCGTTTGACCGCCTCGGCGATTTCTCGGGGGGTGAAGGGGATCTCCATCATCAGCACCTTGGCCGAGTGGAACAGGCGCTCCACGTGCTCAGGGAGACGGAAGACGGCCGGCCCCTTGGGGGTGTCGTAAGCCCGGATGCCCTCGAAGACGCTGGTGCCGTAGTGTAGGGCGTGGGTCAACACGCTCACCTTCGCCTCCTCCTGGGGCACCATCTGGCCGTTCATCCAGATCAGCCCGGCTTTGATCCGGCTGTCTCCGCCGATAGATTTAGCTTTGGGTTCGGTTGCCATATCCTCCTCGCTTCGCGCGAAACTGCGCTATGTCCCGCTATCATAACGCTTCTGCACGGACAAGACGAAGAACCGAGGGGCGTTGGGTTGGAGGGGGGCCGCCAGGGGAAGCGAAATGGCGGTGCGCTTCCCCGTTCCGCCGCGTTTTGCGTACGACCTATGACGGGCGCTCAGCCCAATGCCCCTAGCGCCTAGCCCCTTGGGATTTCCTTTTGCGCCGCTCGAGCCGCCGGATCTCGTCGATGAAGTTCTCTACCGAGTCGAACTCGCGGTACACCGAGGCGAAGCGAATGTAGGCCACCGGGTCCTGTTCGCGCAAAAAGGCCAGCGCCTTGAGGCCGATCTCCTCGGAGGTGATCTCGGCCGCGTCCACGTTATCCTCAAAGCTATAGGCAAATCTCTGCAAGGCTTCTATGTCTACCGGGCGCTTCTCGCAAGCCAGCAAAAGTCCGCGCAAGAGCTTTTCCGGGTTGAAGGTCTCCTTGCGGCCGGAGCGCTTGACCACCATCAAGGGTTCGACCTGGGCGCGTTCGTAAGTGGTGAAGCGCCGCCCGCATTTTTCACACTCGCGGCGGCGGCGAATGGCCCCGCCCTCGCTGGCCGGACGGGAATCGACCACGCGGGTATCGGGGGCATTGCAGTAGGGACAGGTCATAGGGGCTTTTGTCGAAGGCTATACACCATGTGCCGTGGTTTTTTCGTGTTCGGCGTATGACATTTTCCGTGACTCAAGGCAGCTCCCGCAACAGGTCGTAGATCTCCGGGGGCTGCGGCGGCTCGGGCAACAACACCTCTATCACCTGACCGCGGATCCCCTCTGAGACCATCGAGCCTAGCCCAACCGCAGCCCGCACCAGCGGCTGATCGTACTCGCTGCTCGAGGCATCCCGGCTGGGCACGATGCCGTTGACCCGCACGTTCTCGGGAAAGATCTGGGTAGTGCCCTCGATCAACCCAGCCACCGCACCCCGCACGGAAAGTACGTGCGGCTGATTGCGGCCCGAGGGGGGCAGTACCACCGTCACAAACCCCCCACCCGAGAGGTAGCGCAACCCGTGCTGCATCACGTAGAGGCTCGATTTCACGTCGGCATTGAGCAGGTCATACCACTCGCTTTCCAATAGCTCGAGGAAAGGGGTCTTGCTGTCGGCCCGGGTCACGTGAACGATGCCATCCAGGGTGCCGAATAGCTCCTCCACCTTGTCGAAGGTGTTCATCACGTCCAGCACCACCGCCATATCCCCCCGGATGGGGATGGCCGTGGCCCCCAGCTCTTCCACCTCGGAGGCTACGCTGGTAGCCAGCTCGACATCCGGGTCTACCGCCACCACCGTGGCCCCGTTACGCCCGTAGGCATGAGCCAACGAGCGCCCGTAGCCACGCCCCGCCCCGGTGACCATGACGATTCGGCCTGATAGACCCAGCAGATCCCTTGTCATGCCCCTCCATTCTACGTGAAGAAGTGAACATAATCGCAACAAACTCACCGCTTCCCCAAGCTCCACCAACCTTCGGCAGCACACGAGCTACCCTATTCGGTCGCAGGTGGATCATACCTAAGGCGTACGACGGACGACGTACCCGTGTAGCTTTGAGCGGCGGTGGGGCAACGATGCAGGCTTTTATCACGACCCCTGAATGAGCTGGAGTAGGGGATGGGGATCAACGGAGAACCTCCTCACCGAGCGCAACACCGGCCACCCTTTGAGGTGCAAGAGGCTCAGGATGACGTCCCGCAAGTACATCAACCCCGCCGCTCCCTTGCGGCTGCGGGAAGCGTCTTCCCCAAAGACCGTGTCCCGCTTGTGGTGTAGACGGTTCTCCACCCCCCAGTGGCCCCGCCATAGGGCATAAAGCTCCCTCGCCGAAGCCCCCAGGCTGGTCAGGGCATAAGCCGCCTCTTCCCGCACCTCCCCGGTGGCCTTGCACACCACCTTCCGCCGCATCCGCAAGGCCAGCCGTGAACCTCGCCAGCCGCTCACCTCCTCGGGCATGGGCAGGGCCTCCAGGTGCCATGTCCAGAGCGCTCCACCCCGCACCTCATGCCAAAGGTGGCGATCAGTCGCCGCACTCCATAAGCTCCTTGAGCTCCGCTTGATTGGCCTTGACGCTCAGCAGGTAACCCCCTTTTGCTCCACCACCGCCCCCGCCACCTCCGGCGCGCACAAACCGGCATCCCCGGTCAGCACCCAAGCCACCTCCAGCCCCTCCATCCGCACCAAAAGCCCCCGGACTGCCGTGGCCTCCCCGGAAACGACCTCTTGGCCCCCCAGGGAGAGCCCCAGCCCCTGCACCAGGGCCGAGAGGAAGACCAGGGCTTCCTCCCCCCGTCGGACCCTTCGGGTACCCCGAAGGTGTTTCCCGTCGGCGGCGATGGCCAGGGGACCTTCGTGACCCAGGGCTCGCCCCACGTCTTGAGCCCAGGAGAGCAAGGCCTGTTGTAGGGGCTCTAGCCCCTCGCTTAGCGCCCAGAAGAAGCGGTAGAGGGTGGCTTGGGCGGGGAGCTGGCGCTCTCCCTGGCAGGTACGGATACCCACCTGGTCCAGCAAGAAGCTTGCCTGGTCGTTGACCCACTGGCTGATGGCCAGGATGTTGTTCCGTCCTGAACCCACGGCGAGTAGGCAGATCAGCAGCAGGTCCTGCCAGCGGTATCGTGTCTTCAGGTGTTCGCGGGGATCGGGGACCTGAGCCAGGTAGGGCAGGGGGCTAAGTATTGGGGTCATAGGACCTCATGATAAAAGCCTGAACGATGGGCCATTTTGCCCTGGCCCTGGGTTCTAGCGGTATACTGAACGCCTAGGGGAGGGAACAAATGGGAATTGTCGACCGCCTTTCTCGGCTCATTCGCGCCAACATCAACGATCTGATTCGGCGAGCCGAAGACCCGGAGAAGATCATCGAACAAGCCCTAGAGGATATGCGCTCGGCCTTGCGTGAGGCCCGGGTAGAAGTCGCCGAGGCCATGGCCGAGCTAAAAAAACTCGAGCGCGACCAGCAAAACTACAACGAGCAAGTCGCCGCTTGGGAGAGCAAGGCCGCCGAGGCCCTGCGCGCCGGCAGGGAAGACCTGGCCCGCGAAGCCCTCAAGCGCAAGCAGCAAGCCCAGACGCTCTCCGATGGCTTCCTCCAGCAGATCACCCAGCAGCGCAACGTGGTGGACCAGCTGATGACCCAGCTCAAAGCGCTGGAGGCCAAGATCCAGGAGGCCGAGAGCAAAAAAGCCCTGCTGATCGCGCGCAAGAAGGGGGTGGAAGCCGCCGAGGCGGTGCGCCGCATGGACTCCAAAGTGGACGCCCACGCCGCCGTGCAGGCCTTCGAGGAGATGGAAAACCGCATTCAGGCCATGGAGGACAAGCACGCCGCCCTTACCGAGATGGACAAGAGCGATATCGACAAGCAGCTCGAGGAGCTGGGCTCCGACAAAGCCGTAGACGAGGACTTGGCCCGCCTTAAGAAGCAGCTGGGAATAAGCTGAGCCTTTTGCAAGGGTCGTGGGGGGCGCCGTAAGCCCCGAACAGCGGAGGGGGCAGCCACCTTCTCTTCGACCTTATGATCGCGCTTCTCGAGGTGCTGATCCTTATCGCCATAGTGGCAGCGGTGCTGTATTTCCTATGGCCCGGTGCGTCCTCCACCGAAGCAGAGCGGCTCCACCGGGTGTTGAGCGAACTTCGGCGGCAGCGGCGGGTGTTCAAGGCGGCTCTGGCGAAGCCCCTCGA
This portion of the Meiothermus sp. Pnk-1 genome encodes:
- a CDS encoding branched-chain amino acid transaminase, giving the protein MATEPKAKSIGGDSRIKAGLIWMNGQMVPQEEAKVSVLTHALHYGTSVFEGIRAYDTPKGPAVFRLPEHVERLFHSAKVLMMEIPFTPREIAEAVKRVVRENAYTSCYIRPLAWMGAHTLGVNPLPNNPAEVMVAAWEWGTYLGDEAVKKGARLITSSWARFPANVMPGKAKIGGNYVNSALARIEAQQRGADEALLLDKEGFVAEGSGENLFFFKGNTLYAIEHSVNLMGITRDSVMVIARDLGYEVRECRATRDQLYMADEVFMVGTAAEITPVSYLDHRAIGEGMAGEHTMRLRRAYLEAVQGRNSKYEAWLSYVN
- a CDS encoding LacI family DNA-binding transcriptional regulator; translated protein: MATIKDVAKLAGVSIATVSNVLNGRRYVSPELRSAVLQAVRTLGYVPNGVAQSLRSRKTQTLGLIVPDITNPFFNGLVRVLERSARDRGYQMLLSNSEENAELEFDLALALASRQVDGLIVIPTQDSPEYLRKLKADGLPVVLLDRIGGEDDLDRVGVDNFQAARVGTEFLIRQGHREILLLVSTLELSNIRDRVEGYRQALAAAGIPQDPRWVVECGKDAPSLEAVLEAIRQRRPTAIFASTNRLSLLAIQAIRRLKLGFPEEISLLGFDDFEWSTLLEPYLSAVVQPIEALGFQAAQILLDRLKGDTSPPKRVLLACDLAGRQSVRRIG
- the nrdR gene encoding transcriptional regulator NrdR, producing the protein MTCPYCNAPDTRVVDSRPASEGGAIRRRRECEKCGRRFTTYERAQVEPLMVVKRSGRKETFNPEKLLRGLLLACEKRPVDIEALQRFAYSFEDNVDAAEITSEEIGLKALAFLREQDPVAYIRFASVYREFDSVENFIDEIRRLERRKRKSQGARR
- a CDS encoding DDE transposase family protein produces the protein MPEEVSGWRGSRLALRMRRKVVCKATGEVREEAAYALTSLGASARELYALWRGHWGVENRLHHKRDTVFGEDASRSRKGAAGLMYLRDVILSLLHLKGWPVLRSVRRFSVDPHPLLQLIQGS
- a CDS encoding PspA/IM30 family protein, with product MGIVDRLSRLIRANINDLIRRAEDPEKIIEQALEDMRSALREARVEVAEAMAELKKLERDQQNYNEQVAAWESKAAEALRAGREDLAREALKRKQQAQTLSDGFLQQITQQRNVVDQLMTQLKALEAKIQEAESKKALLIARKKGVEAAEAVRRMDSKVDAHAAVQAFEEMENRIQAMEDKHAALTEMDKSDIDKQLEELGSDKAVDEDLARLKKQLGIS
- a CDS encoding SDR family NAD(P)-dependent oxidoreductase, whose translation is MTRDLLGLSGRIVMVTGAGRGYGRSLAHAYGRNGATVVAVDPDVELATSVASEVEELGATAIPIRGDMAVVLDVMNTFDKVEELFGTLDGIVHVTRADSKTPFLELLESEWYDLLNADVKSSLYVMQHGLRYLSGGGFVTVVLPPSGRNQPHVLSVRGAVAGLIEGTTQIFPENVRVNGIVPSRDASSSEYDQPLVRAAVGLGSMVSEGIRGQVIEVLLPEPPQPPEIYDLLRELP
- a CDS encoding transposase family protein: MTPILSPLPYLAQVPDPREHLKTRYRWQDLLLICLLAVGSGRNNILAISQWVNDQASFLLDQVGIRTCQGERQLPAQATLYRFFWALSEGLEPLQQALLSWAQDVGRALGHEGPLAIAADGKHLRGTRRVRRGEEALVFLSALVQGLGLSLGGQEVVSGEATAVRGLLVRMEGLEVAWVLTGDAGLCAPEVAGAVVEQKGVTC